TTATGGAATTTGGAAtatgaatttgaaattttgaatacATTTGGTACTATTGATGCAGGATGTTAGGAATTTAGAAGAGTTTAAGGTGAATTACAGGGAGGTGAAGGACTTACATTATCACATTTTTAGTTCAATTGATCGGAAAATGTGCAGTATTGGTGCCCAAATTTGTGGAAATGATTTTGGAAGAAGGTTAAATTTCTGGGtttagagtggtggtggtggagtagGTGGACGGTTGGGGAGGAAGGTGGGAGGAAaagagggtgatggtggtgggggagaaagaattttttttgaactataaggactaaattgaagacTTTAAAACTTTATCAACATTCAAAAGCCATATCCCAAACATTGCCAAAACAACCACGCCACCACACTCCAATCAGCAATTGGTGTCTTCACAATTAGTCACACAAAACAGCCAAACCATCACATAAAACCACACCAGCAACATTTCAGCCCCCTTTCTCCACATAAACCAGCACACAAGCCACGAGACTTCTCCAACTGGGTAAGCAAAACCTACAAAAAAACCAGCACATCTGCAATACACAAACAAGCAAGTACATTGTACACTCACTTCAAACTACCACCCTATTTAACACCAAATTAAACACAACTAGTATCATTGCAAAAACCTATGCCACTACAAAGAAACAGATCAGTTGTACAATCCCCTGGCGATCCAAATTACCCACAAACGACCCAACACCCAGAATCAACAACGAGTAGCAAACTGTTTTGCAATGCCTTGAATAACAATTTCTTCCGGGCAATCAAATAGCATACCCGCCTGCAAGCTCCTAATATATGCACGTCGCGCACGAGTCTGCACACCATCCGGGCTATCGAAGTCAACATGCATTAATTGCCACTGGGAAGAAGATCTTCCTAGCTGTGCTACTTCTGAATTTTCTTCTGCTTTTCTCGGCCTTCCTCGTGCTCTCTTAGGCTTATCTACTACAACCGGCATTTTCTCCTTCCGCGGCCTCCCTCGCTGTCGTTTCTTCTGTCTCATCACAGAATTTGTCTTGCGTTGATTTTTCGAAGCTGCCAAAGGTGTATTATCATAAGCTAATTCCTGGACACTTTCGGGCTCATAATCATTTATTGCAAAATCACTCATATGCGCCTCTTCCGTGAACGTAACAAACCGGGAAAGAAACAACTGTTTTCTTCACTTCTTCTGTCTGTGGTCCCCAATATAAGTTAGTGATATTTTGTCCTTTGTCATCAGAATATTGAGTCATTACTAACTGAATAAATTCCCCTTCCATCTGTAACCGTCTCTCAGCTGTAACAAACCGGGCCCACCCCAACACACCATTAACCACATCATCAAAATGGTCAAAATACCATTTCTGCCAATGCACTTTTTTCTCATGGACCCCCTTTGATCCCATAAAGATAGCAAatgattcaaaattcaaattgttGAAATGATCCAACTCCTTAATTTCTTCCTCCAAATATCCTGATTCAAGAAAATCACGTGCTTGAATTTGTAACAGCCCATCCTGAATTCCCTCGCTTCCATTACACCCTGGTTCCCCTAATGGCTCGCCAGAATCCTCCCGGCCACCACCACATGTATCATGAAGACAACCATCAACGCCACCACccccaccatcatcatcactcAGGTCATTAACGCCACCAcctgcaccatcatcatcacctaGAGATTCATCATCACTGTCACTCAAACTGGCCTGCAAAGTCTTGTAAGCCCCACGAAATTCCCCCACACCAGCAATAGGAAGCTCTGGAACGCAAAAAAGTTTATGTAACTCGTTATCCCCCTGCACCCAAACCTCCCTTCCTCCGACCCAAGGTTTCTTTACCTCCAACAACACACGAGCAACATCCAAACGCCGCCTGTCCCTGGTCGCGTCGTCTTGACAAATAATCCTTCCCAAGGACTCCATGGCCAGCGCAAAGAAATCAAAACCCCAAACCTTCACCGGAACATTAAAGATATTAACCCACAAACGATGGCTTGAAGAACACGTCCCCTCCGAACAGGGTCTCACTGATTCAAACATCTGCAACAGATAATCCAGCCCGTGTTTCAGAATGACCTCCATTTCAGACTTCGATTGAAACTCCAATAAAACTTCTCTTGCACCAAAAGGTTTAGCAACGATCACACCCAAGCCTGAGGTGTGAAGAAAATCTTGAACTACCTCCAAAGTGTAAATCTCAGGCAACGTTGCCACTGCCAAGCATTGTAACCGCAAAGTTTCCTCCTCCATCGATACATAATGCGGTGGCCCTCGCTGCTGAAATTTTGATTTATCCTTAACCCGCCAAACCTTTTTCACCTAGGCTTCCGACACAGTCGCTGCAATCTTCCCCTTTGGCCGCCACTCAGAAGCTCTCCTTTTGCCACTCATTCCAATCTCATACTTCTCTCTATTAACCACCAAGATGGAATTATCCACCAGTGCCCCATGCAATTCCTGCACCGCCGTATCTGCATCAATTTTGTACTTAAACCTCACAAACCCAAATCGAGCCTTTCGCCCCTGTCTTTGGACACGCTGAATAAACACTCCTAGAACTCTGCCATAGCGTAAACCTAAATCCTTCAACCCTTGATACGTAAACTCATCTCCCAAACCATCAACAAACACGGAGAACCCCGGTTTCCCATCCACCCCACCTCGCCGGCGAACATATTGATCAGAGCTTTCCGGCGGCATATCCCCCAAGAATTCgtcaaaaaagtaaaaaaaaaaggggcattatgttattaactttattaactattaattgtcaacttttcagtttcttataaaaaaataatttattaagtaGTTTTTAACAATAGTTAGAATATtaactatcaatcataaattgagggaaaaattaataaatatatttatatgtagaaaatattaataatttaaattaaataattgtctagatcaaaatttattaatgaatactctagaaaaatattttaaaaattaaataaatgtctctataaaatatttactattaaatGTATCGCATGAGTGTATTATTTGAAGAAAATAGTTTCAAATGTGTTTTTTGACCTATTatatagtagtaaaaatattttctcaagttttcttatgtcattaataatgttttctttttcaattttttttagggttaatggtcaaattaatccttgagtttgtaagcgagtttgattttagttacTATGAGGATAAATGAAGTTCAGTGGCAGTCACAAACTGTCAGTGATTGTAAATATGACTGCCactaaacataattttttttagatggactaaaattaaactcgcttacaaactcaaggactaatttgatcattaacccaaaaatttattaaattacagtaatatcatttatttacataaagagaACTCTAATACAAGCAATTTAATGCATAGAAAAACTCTAATACTCTCTATTTAGATgtctaaacacaataattttttctattatatttatattgaagaaatattttaatatttatttttagataaTTACTCTATAGTAAatttcatataatattaaaaaatattataaataaacccgtgcaacgcacgagtataatatctagtatagAATTAAATGATAGTGGTAATCAACATCTTGAAACTATGAAAGCTCAATAAATGTGAGGGGCATAAatggaaaataataataaatgtttCTCAAACTTTGTAAGAGGCATGTTCAGATAAAAAACTAGAGAGATGTGCTCTCCCTTCTCTCTAGAACCAGAGGGAGGCGCTGAACCAGAAAAGGAGAAGCTGGAGACGATCAGAGGCAAGGAACCATGGCATTATGATCTAAGGGCTGGGACTTCAAAAGCCATCCTAGCTAAGCAGAGAACAATAGTGTTGGAGGCACCTGAGAAGAAGGGACTGGGGCAGAGG
This is a stretch of genomic DNA from Lotus japonicus ecotype B-129 chromosome 1, LjGifu_v1.2. It encodes these proteins:
- the LOC130733932 gene encoding serine/arginine-rich splicing factor SC35-like → MPPESSDQYVRRRGGVDGKPGFSVFVDGLGDEFTYQGLKDLGLRYGRVLGVFIQRVQRQGRKARFGFVRFKYKIDADTAVQELHGALVDNSILVVNREKYEIGMSGKRRASEWRPKGKIAATVSEA